One window of the Vigna radiata var. radiata cultivar VC1973A chromosome 1, Vradiata_ver6, whole genome shotgun sequence genome contains the following:
- the LOC111241484 gene encoding uncharacterized protein LOC111241484: protein MSKDQEEDAVKVKEKEYEKPLPYPKVYSRKDREKQFDRFMEPFKKLEITIPFSEALQQIPSYAKFLKELITKKRKYLEKETIEVQGNCSAVLQRTLPPKLQDPGSFTIPCTIGEVDVGKALIVLGASINLMPLSMLKKLSGVEIRPTRMVDKFLFPVDFVIMEMEENENSPLILGRSFMKTARIVIDVEKGKLKV from the exons ATGAGCAAAGATCAGGAAGAGGATGCTgtgaaagttaaagaaaaagagtacGAGAAACCACTACCGTACCCAAAAGTTTATTCTAGAAAGGATAGAGAGAAGCAGTTTGATCGTTTTATGGAACCTTTCAAGAAATTAGAAATAACCATACCGTTCTCTGAGGCTCTTCAGCAAATCCCATCTTATGCAAAGTTCTTGAAAGAACTTATTACGAAGAAAAGGAAGTACCTTgagaaggaaacaattgaggtgCAAGGTAATTGCAGTGCAGTTCTACAAAGGACACtacctcctaaattacaagatccagGAAGCTTCACCATTCCTTGTACAATTGGAGAAGTAGATgttgggaaagctttgattgTTCTTGGAGCTAGTATAAATCTGATGCCTCTTTCTATGCTCAAAAAGCTTAGTGGAGTGGAAATCAGACCAACAAGAATG GTAGACAAATTCCTTTTTCCTGTGGATTTTGTTatcatggagatggaagaaaacgaaaattcacCTCTGATTCTTGGAAGGTCATTCATGAAGACAGCCAGGATTgtgattgatgttgagaaagGGAAGCTTAAAGTTTAG